TGGTCGAGGAGGGACGACGCTGGACGGTCGACGAGTTCCGCAGTCGGCATCCAATCGATCGCTTTGCCGGCCTGTACCGCGGAGCCGGCGCCACCGTCGCACTAGGACGCCCGGCGATCGTGATGCCGATGGGCCGTGCAGTGGGTGGTAGCACGGTCGTCAACTCCGGCACCTGCTACCGACCTCCGCTCACCGTGCAGCGGCACTGGCGCGACGAGTACGGACTCGGGCTTGCCGATCCTGCGCAGCTATCCGGCTACCTCGACGAGGTTGAACGGACGTTGCAAGTCGCCCCGGTGCCACTGGAGATCATGGGACGCAACGGGACTCTGCTGCTCGTCGGTGCCGAGGCGCTGGGCTGGCGGGCAGCGCCGATCCCCCGCAACGCACCGGGGTGTGACGCCTGCTGCCAGTGCGCGATCGGCTGTCCGCGCAATGCCAAGTTCGGAGTGCATCTCAACGCGCTGCCGCAGGCCTGCGTGGCCGGAGCGCGGATTTTAGCCGACGCGCGGGTCGAGCGGGTGCTCCACACTGCCGGACGAACCTGCGGGGTGCGGGCGCGCCGGCCCGACGGCACCGCGGTGGACGTGCTTGCCACCACAGTGGTGGTGGCTGCCGGTGCCACCGAGACGCCAACATTGTTGCAGCGCAGCGGTCTTGGTGCTCATCCACGGCTGGGCCGCAATCTCGCCCTGCATCCGGCCGTGGCGTTGGCCGGGCATTTCGAGGACGACGTCTTCGCGTGGCGCGGCGTGCTGCAGAGCGCAGCCACCCAGGAACTGCACGAAGACAGCGGCGTCCTGATCGAGGCGACCGCGACTCCCCCGGGCATGGGATCGATGGTCCTGCCCGGCTACGGCACCGATTTGCTCAGCTGGCTGGATCGAGCCTCACACGTCGCGACATTGGGGGCGATGGTAGCCGACGAGGGTGTCGGGCGAGTCATTCGCGGTCCAGCCAGTGGGGCACTGGTCCGCTACGACATCACCCGGACCGATGCCGACAAGCTCATGGTCGCGATCGAGGCCATGGGTAAGCTGCTGTTCGCGGCCGGGGCCGACCAGGTGCTGACCGGTCTGCCGGCCGGGGCGACGGTGAACTCGGTAACCGCGCTGCAGGAAGTACTGCGCCGCACAAACCCAAAAAGCTTGCACCTGGCAGCTTTTCACCCCACCGGCACCGCAGCGGCCGGCGCAGACGCGCAGCGCTGCCCCGTCGACCAGCGGGGAAGGTTGCGCGGCATCGGCGGCTTGTGGGTCGCCGATGCGTCGATCCTGCCGAGCTGCCCTACGGTGAACCCACAGGTATCGATCATGGCCCTGGCCTTGGCCGTCGCCGACGAAATTGTCGCCGCGATCGGCTGAATTGGTCTGGCCACTTGACGTCTTACCTAGCTTCAAGCACACTGCTCCCATGCCGCTTCAGCCGGTGAATCGCCGATCGGTGCCCGAAGAGGTGTTCGAGCAGATCGCTGCGGATGTGCTCAGCGGGGAGATGCGGCCCGGTGAGGCGCTGCCCAGCGAACGCCGGTTGGCGGAGTTGCTTGGGGTATCGCGCCCTACTGTCCGCGAGGCGCTCAAGAAGCTTTCGGCCGTTGGCCTGGTCGAGGTGCGTCAGGGCGATGGCACCACCGTGCGTGACTTTCGACGGCACGCCGGCTTGGATCTGCTGCCACGATTGCTGTTTCGGGGTGGGGAGCTCGACACTTCGGTTGCGCATAGCCTTCTGGAGGCCAGACTGCGCATAGGGCCGAAGGCCGCAGAGTTAGCCGCCGAACGGCACGGGCCAGAGCTGGCCCAAGTGCTCCAAGACTCATTAAGCACGCTGGAGATCGAAGACGATCCAACCGAGTGGCAACGTCAGGCGCTGACATTCTGGGACCATGTTTTGGACGGCGCTGGCTCGATCGTCTTTCGGCTGATGTTCAACGCATTTCGTGGTGCGTACGAGCCAGCACTGCCGATGCTCTCCACCGTGATGACCTCCGAGATCAGGCGCCCAGGGGACTATCGGAAACTGGCTGATGCGATCAGCGTCGGCGATTCTGCCGCCGCGAAGAAAGCTGCCTACGAGCTAATCGAATGCGCGAATGAAGCAGTGATGGCTGCGCTCGACAAACTGGAAAGCAAACGATGAGTGCGCCAACGGTTCCCGCCAACCGTAAAGACTTCACGCTTGCTGACGCCGCGCGACAGTTCAGCAAGCATCCTTCACCCTTAATGATCGGCGCCATGCTGGTTGCAGCGTTGGCGATGCGAATCGCGTTGGGCGACTGGCAGATCACCGATGCGTTGGTGTCGGCGTCGATCGTGACGGCTTTTCCATTCTTGGAGTGGGCCATTCACGTATTCATCTTGCACTGGCGACCAAAGCATATCGGCAAACTGGTCATAGATCCATTGCTGGCACACAAGCACCGCCAACACCATGCCGACCCCCGCGTCCCGGCCTTGGTATTTATACCGGCCGAGACGCTGCCGTGGATACTCGCCGGCGCCGTTGCTATTGCACTACTGGCGTTTCCGCGAGTCGGGCTGGGGCTAACCTTCCTCACATTAGCCATGGCACTTGGGCTTTGCTACGAATGGACTCACCACCTGATCCACACTGACTACAAGCCTAAAACGTCTATCTACCGCGCTATCTGGCGTAATCACCGATTGCACCATTTCAAGAACGAGCACTACTGGTTCACCATTACAACTTCTGGTACCGCCGACCGAGTACTGCGGACCTACCCCGACCCCGCAACGGTTCCAACCTCGCCTACGGCGAAAGACCTGCATGCTAGTCGGAGCGGTGGTGCAGCACGCAACCAGCAACGCCCAGCACGGTCTCGACAAAATCCGGTCACCGACCGCGGTGGTGGTCCAAAAGACGCCGGTCTTCGGAACCGCCTACCGCACATCGGCGTTCGGCTTTCATCGGTACTGCAATCAGGTGTCGGAAGGTCGCGTCAATGACAACCCAGGCTGCAATTACCGGCTATATCCGCGACCAGGTCCAGCCCGGTATCGATGCGGTTGGAGGCTTTTACCGGATGTGCGTGCTGACTGCCAAGGCGCTCTTCCGGCCGCGCTTCCAGTGGCGCGAGATGATCCAGCAGGGCTGGTTCATCACAAGTGTCTCGTTGCTGCCGACGCTTGCGGTCTCGATTCCGCTAACTGTGCTCATCGTCTTCACACTCAACATCCTGCTGGCTGAGTTCGGTGCCGCCGACATCTCCGGCGCGGGGGCGGCGTTGGGTGCGGTCACCCAGTTGGGCCCGCTGACCACGGTGCTGGTGGTGGCCGGCGCTGGGTCGACGGCCATCTGCGCCGACCTAGGTGCGCGCACCATCCGGGAGGAGATCGACGCGATGGAGGTCCTCGGCATCGACCCCATTTACCGACTGGTGGTGCCTCGGGTCGTCGCCGCGACCATCGTGGGCACCCTGCTCAACGGCGCCGTGATCACCATCGGTCTGGTCGGCGGCTTCGTGTTCGGCGTGTTCATCCAGCACGTTTCGGCCGGTGCGTACGTCGGCACCCTGACGCTGGTCACCGGATTGCCCGAGGTAGTCATCTCGGTGGTCAAGTCGGCTACATTCGGGCTCATCGCCGGCCTAGTCGGCTGTTATCGCGGCCTGACCACGAAGGGTGGCCCTAAAGGCGTCGGCGTCGCGGTCAACGAAACCTTGGTGTTGTGCGTGATCGCGTTATTCGCGGTGAACGTGGTGCTGACCACCATCGGTGTGCGTTTCGGGACAGGCCGCTGAGATGTCGACGACCGTGGTGCTGCGGGCCCGCTTCCCCCGGGCAGCGGCCAGCCTCGATCGGTATGGTGGCAGCGCATTCCGAGGGCTCGTGGAAGTCGGCAACCTGGCACGGTTTACCAGAATCAGCGTCGGCCATGTGGTCTGGGCGCTGCGCCGCTATCGCAAGGAGACACTGCGGCTGATCGCCGAAATCGGCATGGGCACTGGCGCAATGGCTGTGGTGGGAGGCACAGTCGCGATTATCGGTTTGGTGACGCTCTCGGGTGGCTCACTGATCGCGATCCAGGGCTTTGCGTCGCTGGGCAATATCGGTGTTGAGGCGTTTACGGGATTTTTTGCCGCACTTGCTAATACACGCGTCGCAGCCCCAATCGTCGCCGGTGTCGCGCTGGCGGCCACAGTTGGCGCCGGCGCCACCGCTCAGCTAGGTGCCATGCGCATCAGCGAGGAGATCGATGCCCTGGAGGTTATGGGTATCAAGTCGGTTGCATTCCTGGTGTCCACCAGGATCTTGGGCGGCTTGGTGGTGATCGTCCCGCTATACGCGCTGGCGCTCGACATGGCATTCACGTCGGGGCAGGTGGTCACCACAGTGTTCTATGGACAGTCAAATGGTACCTACGAGCACTACTTTCGGACGTTCCTGCGACCAGAGGACGTAGGTTGGTCGGTGGTGCAGGTCGTAGTCATGGCAGTGATCGTGATGATCACCCATTGCTATTACGGTTACACGGCCAGCGGCGGACCGGTAGGCGTCGGTCACGCAGTAGGGCGGTCGATGCGCTTCTCCCTGGTATCTGTGGTGGTCGTTGTTCTGTTGGGTGAGTTGGCGCTCTACGGAGTCGACCCGAACTTCAACCTCACGGTGTAGTCGCCATGACGCCGATGAAGCAAAGCAAGATGCGCATTCCACTGTACATCGAGGGTCTGGCGTTCTTGTTACTCGGCGCATTGGTGCTGACCCTAGTATATCTGCAGTTTCGCGGAGATCTTAAGCCAAGAACCACACTTACGTTGGTGACTTCGCGCGCAGGATTGCTGATGGATCCAGGGTCGAAGGTCACCTATAACGGAGTTGAAATCGGTTGGGTGGAAGACATATCGGAGTTCGAGCATCGTAGCGAGCCAGCTGCAAAGCTAGTGTTGAACGTCAATCCGAAATATATCAAGCTGATTCCGGCTAATGTGGTTGCAAACATCGAGGCTGCCACCATCTTTGGCAACAAGTATGTTGCGTTCAGTTCGCCTAGAAATCCGACTCTACGCCGGATCTCCCCGCACGACGTGATTGATGTACGTTCGGTGACTACAGAATTCAACACTTTGTTCGAAACTCTTACCTCAATCGCTGAGAAAGTCGACCCAATCAAACTGAACGCCACGTTGGCCGCGTTGGCGCAAGCACTGGACGGGTTGGGCGGTAAATTCGGCGCGTCGATCAGCAACAGCAATGACATTCTGGCGCAGCTGAATCCGAAGATGCCGCAAATTCGTTATGACGTGCGGCAGATCGCGAACCTGGCGGAGGTGTACATCAAGGCTTCACCAGATTTATGGGGCTTTTTGCAGAACGCGGTGACCACAGCGCGCACCCTGACTCAGCAACAGGGCGATGTGGACGCAGCATTGTTGTCAGCAGTGGGGGTGGGCGACACTGGCCGAGAAATCTTGCAGCGGGGCGGACCGTATCTACAGCGCGGCGCTGCAGATCTGGTGCCGACCGCTCAGCTGCTCGACGCGTACAGCCCCGAGCTGTTCTGCATGATTCGCACCATCCATGACCTCGTGCCCAAAGTCGCGAAAGCCGTCGGCGGCAACGGCTATTCGCTATCAGGCACCGGAACCGTCCTGGCCGCACCTAATCCGTACATCTATCCGGACAATCTGCCACGGGTGAATGCCAGAGGTGGGCCAGGCGGGGCACCGGGCTGCTGGCAGACCATCACCCGCCAATTATGGCCAGCGCCGTATCTGGTGATGGACACCGCTGCCAGCATCGCCCCATACAACCACGTCGAGCTCGGCCAGCCAGCGCTAAACGAATACGTCTGGGGCCGTCAATACGGGGAGTACACGATCAACCCATGAGAGCCACAGTGATCAAACTCAGCCTCTTTTGGCTCGTGCTGCTCGTATTTACTGCGGCCATCGTCGTCGTTTTCGGCCACGTGCGGTTTAACCGCACCACGGGCTACTCCGCAGTGTTCACCGACGCCAGCGGGCTGCGGCCCGGGCAGTTCGTTCGCGCTGCCGGTGTGGAGGTCGGCAAGGTCTCCCAGGTGGTGCTGATCGACCGAGACAAGCGGGTACGGGTCGATTTCGAGGTCGATCGCTCGCTGCCGCTCGATCAGGCGACAACAGCGTCGATCCGCTACCTCAATCTGCTCGGCGACCGCTACCTGGAATTGACACGTGGCAGTAGCGGCAAGCGGCTTGCCCCGGGTGGGACCATCCCGGTCGAACAGACCGAGCCAGCCCTAGATCTCGACGCCCTGATCGGCGGGTTCCGTCCACTTTTCAAGGCACTGGACCCGGACAAGGTCAACCGTATCGCGCAGTCAATCATAAGCGTGTTCCAGGGAGAGGGCGGCACCATCAGCGACATCCTCGACCAGACAGCCTCGCTCACTTCGACTTTGGCTGACCGCGACCGTGCGATAGGTGAGGTGATCAACAACCTAAACATCGTGCTGTTGACCACCGTCAAGCACCAGAAAGAGTTCGACCGAACCATCCACAACTTTCAGGTGCTGATCACCGGACTCAGGCAGAGGGCCGATCCGCTTGCAACTGCCGTGGCGCATATCAGCAACGCCGCCGGAACGCTCGCGGATCTTTTGACCGACAATCGGACTTTGCTGCACAGCAGCCTCGGATACCTCGAGGGCATTCAGCAACCATTGATCGACGAAATGCCAGCGCTCGACGACGTGCTGACAAAGCTGCCCGGCGCCTACCGGCTCATCGGCCGTAGCGGTGGCCTCTACGGTGACTTCTTCAACTTCTACTTGTGCGATATCTCGCTCAAGGTCAACGGATTACAGCCGGGCGGCCCAGTCCGCACGGTCAGGCTCTTCCACCAGCCCACGGGGAGGTGCACGCCGCAGTGAGGATACTGACGGAATTCAACCGCAGCCGAGTCGGGCTGATGGGCATTGTGGTCACGCTGCTTGTCATCGGTGTGGGTCAGAGCTTCACCAGCCTTCCGCTGCTGACAGCGACACCCACCTACTACGCGCAATTCAGCGATACGGGCGGTTTGAGCAAGGGCGACAAGGTCCAAATCGCCGGAGTGAACGTCGGCTTGGTGCGCTCACTGGCCATCCAGGGAAATAAGGTGCTGATCGGATTCTCGCTGACCGGCAGGACCATCGGGTCGCAGAGCCGAGCGGCGATTCGCACCGACACAATCCTCGGACGCAAGAATATGGCGATCGAACCCCGCGGCTCAAATCCGTTGCGGCCAAACGGTGTTCTTTCGCTGGGGCAAACGACGACGCCATACCAGATCTACGATGCGTTCGTTGACGTTACCAAGGCGGCAACCGGCTGGGACGTCAACACCGTCAAGCGCTCGCTGAACGTGCTGTCGGAGACGCTCGATCAGACCTATCCACACCTCAGCGCCGCGCTGGGCGGTGTGAAGAGATTGTCCGACACCATCGGTAAGCGCGACGATCAGATCAAGGAATTGCTGGCCAACGCCAGCAAGGTCGCCCGTGTGTTCGGCGAGCGCAGCGAGCAGATCGACAACCTGTTCGTCAACGCGAATACGCTGCTGGCCGCGTTCACAGAGCGTAGCAAAGAAATGGATGTCCTGCTGAGCAACGTATCTGCGGTTTCAACACACGTCTCAAGCCTGATAAGGGACAACCCAAACCTCGACCGGGTACTCCGCCAGTTAGGCGCGGTCGGTGATGAATTGGTCAAACGCAAAAAAGAACTGGCCGACGTGCTGGTACTGCTCAGTCGCTACACGGCGTCGCTGACGGAGGCGGTTGCTTCCGGACCGTACTTCAAGGCCATCGCGGTGAACCTGCTGCCATATCAGATATTGCAACCGTGGGTCGATGCGGCGTTCAAGAAACGTGGTATCGATCCCGAAGAGTTTTGGCGCAACGCCGGACTGCCGGCGTTCCGCTTCCCGGATCCCAATGGCACTCGCTTCCCCAACGGCGCCCCGCCTCCAGCACCAACGGTACTGGAGGGTATCCCTGATCACCCCGGGCCGGCCGTTTCGCCGGGATCGCCGTGCTCCTACACCCCGCCGGCCGACGGCTTGCCGCGGCCTGGAAATCCACTGCCTTGCGCAGCTCTGGATGTCGGGCCGTTCGGTGGTGGTGGTTTCCCGGCGCCGCTCGACGTCCAGACCTCCCCGCCAAAGCCAGAGGGTCTGCCGCGGACAGCCGGTGTCCCGATCGCCGGCCAGCCGGGTCAGCCGCCGCCTGATGTCCCCGGCACACCAGTGCCGCTATCGCCTAACGCGCCACCGGGGGCGCGGGCTGAGAACCCGCAAACCGCTCGCCCCACGCCGCCGTCGACCTCCGCACTGCCGCTAGCGCCTGCGCCACCAGCACCGCCAGGACCCGGACCTCAGCTCCCGGCTCCGTTCATCACCCCGGATGGAACCGGAGGCAGCAGCCAATGAGCACCATCTTTGACGTCCGCAGCCTTCGGCCGCCGAGAGTTTCCGGCAGGACGCTGCTCGTCGGATCGCTAGTGGTGGTTTTCGGCCTGATCGCCGCTGTCGCAGGCTCACAGCTATACACGCAGTTGACCACGAATACGGTTGTCGCATATTTTCCGGAGACTTTGGGCCTGTACCCGGGCGACAAGGTTCAGATCATGGGGGTGCGGGTCGGCGCGATCGACAAGATCGAGCCCGCAGGCGACAAGATGCGGGTCACTTTCCACTACAGAAATAGGTATCAGGTGCCCGCCGACGCCACTGCGTCGATTCTCAACCCCAGCTTGGTGGCCTCCCGTGTCATCCAGCTTTCACCGGCCTACACCGGCGGGCCGACGATGAGGACGCGCGCGGTGATCCCCATCGAGCGCACCCAGGTGCCCGTCGAGTGGGATGAGCTACGCGATTCTCTCAACGGGATTCTCAGCCAGCTGGGTCCGACACCGCAGCAGCCGAAAGGACCATTTGGCGACATCATCGAATCGGCCGCCGACAACCTTGCCGGCAAGGGAACGCAGATCAACGAAACCTTGAGGAGTTTGTCCGATGCGGCGACCGCGCTCAACGAGGATCAGGGAGATTTCTTCGCAATCACTCGTGACCTGGCGCGATTCGTCAGCGCGCTTTACCAAAGCGATCAACAGTTCACCGCGCTCAACAAGAAGCTGGCCGAGTTCACGGACTTTTTTGACAAATCCGATCATGCGTTGGCCGA
This Mycobacterium xenopi DNA region includes the following protein-coding sequences:
- a CDS encoding virulence factor Mce family protein, which encodes MRILTEFNRSRVGLMGIVVTLLVIGVGQSFTSLPLLTATPTYYAQFSDTGGLSKGDKVQIAGVNVGLVRSLAIQGNKVLIGFSLTGRTIGSQSRAAIRTDTILGRKNMAIEPRGSNPLRPNGVLSLGQTTTPYQIYDAFVDVTKAATGWDVNTVKRSLNVLSETLDQTYPHLSAALGGVKRLSDTIGKRDDQIKELLANASKVARVFGERSEQIDNLFVNANTLLAAFTERSKEMDVLLSNVSAVSTHVSSLIRDNPNLDRVLRQLGAVGDELVKRKKELADVLVLLSRYTASLTEAVASGPYFKAIAVNLLPYQILQPWVDAAFKKRGIDPEEFWRNAGLPAFRFPDPNGTRFPNGAPPPAPTVLEGIPDHPGPAVSPGSPCSYTPPADGLPRPGNPLPCAALDVGPFGGGGFPAPLDVQTSPPKPEGLPRTAGVPIAGQPGQPPPDVPGTPVPLSPNAPPGARAENPQTARPTPPSTSALPLAPAPPAPPGPGPQLPAPFITPDGTGGSSQ
- a CDS encoding FadR/GntR family transcriptional regulator, producing MPLQPVNRRSVPEEVFEQIAADVLSGEMRPGEALPSERRLAELLGVSRPTVREALKKLSAVGLVEVRQGDGTTVRDFRRHAGLDLLPRLLFRGGELDTSVAHSLLEARLRIGPKAAELAAERHGPELAQVLQDSLSTLEIEDDPTEWQRQALTFWDHVLDGAGSIVFRLMFNAFRGAYEPALPMLSTVMTSEIRRPGDYRKLADAISVGDSAAAKKAAYELIECANEAVMAALDKLESKR
- a CDS encoding virulence factor Mce family protein gives rise to the protein MRATVIKLSLFWLVLLVFTAAIVVVFGHVRFNRTTGYSAVFTDASGLRPGQFVRAAGVEVGKVSQVVLIDRDKRVRVDFEVDRSLPLDQATTASIRYLNLLGDRYLELTRGSSGKRLAPGGTIPVEQTEPALDLDALIGGFRPLFKALDPDKVNRIAQSIISVFQGEGGTISDILDQTASLTSTLADRDRAIGEVINNLNIVLLTTVKHQKEFDRTIHNFQVLITGLRQRADPLATAVAHISNAAGTLADLLTDNRTLLHSSLGYLEGIQQPLIDEMPALDDVLTKLPGAYRLIGRSGGLYGDFFNFYLCDISLKVNGLQPGGPVRTVRLFHQPTGRCTPQ
- a CDS encoding MlaE family ABC transporter permease — translated: MTTQAAITGYIRDQVQPGIDAVGGFYRMCVLTAKALFRPRFQWREMIQQGWFITSVSLLPTLAVSIPLTVLIVFTLNILLAEFGAADISGAGAALGAVTQLGPLTTVLVVAGAGSTAICADLGARTIREEIDAMEVLGIDPIYRLVVPRVVAATIVGTLLNGAVITIGLVGGFVFGVFIQHVSAGAYVGTLTLVTGLPEVVISVVKSATFGLIAGLVGCYRGLTTKGGPKGVGVAVNETLVLCVIALFAVNVVLTTIGVRFGTGR
- a CDS encoding ABC transporter permease; this translates as MSTTVVLRARFPRAAASLDRYGGSAFRGLVEVGNLARFTRISVGHVVWALRRYRKETLRLIAEIGMGTGAMAVVGGTVAIIGLVTLSGGSLIAIQGFASLGNIGVEAFTGFFAALANTRVAAPIVAGVALAATVGAGATAQLGAMRISEEIDALEVMGIKSVAFLVSTRILGGLVVIVPLYALALDMAFTSGQVVTTVFYGQSNGTYEHYFRTFLRPEDVGWSVVQVVVMAVIVMITHCYYGYTASGGPVGVGHAVGRSMRFSLVSVVVVVLLGELALYGVDPNFNLTV
- a CDS encoding GMC family oxidoreductase yields the protein MSRLAKRATAAFGVALLPEEHGGPSAALLVERVERYVNQLPMSSRLALRGGLLAIQVTGHLMTGRSLSQLSPETRANVLRRLASLGPDASAALEGLKAVVLMANGADTYATELFARAREHEPARPDAVLNVISSIDSPSVVTADAVVVGSGAGGAMVARTLAQAGLDTVVVEEGRRWTVDEFRSRHPIDRFAGLYRGAGATVALGRPAIVMPMGRAVGGSTVVNSGTCYRPPLTVQRHWRDEYGLGLADPAQLSGYLDEVERTLQVAPVPLEIMGRNGTLLLVGAEALGWRAAPIPRNAPGCDACCQCAIGCPRNAKFGVHLNALPQACVAGARILADARVERVLHTAGRTCGVRARRPDGTAVDVLATTVVVAAGATETPTLLQRSGLGAHPRLGRNLALHPAVALAGHFEDDVFAWRGVLQSAATQELHEDSGVLIEATATPPGMGSMVLPGYGTDLLSWLDRASHVATLGAMVADEGVGRVIRGPASGALVRYDITRTDADKLMVAIEAMGKLLFAAGADQVLTGLPAGATVNSVTALQEVLRRTNPKSLHLAAFHPTGTAAAGADAQRCPVDQRGRLRGIGGLWVADASILPSCPTVNPQVSIMALALAVADEIVAAIG
- a CDS encoding MCE family protein; the encoded protein is MTPMKQSKMRIPLYIEGLAFLLLGALVLTLVYLQFRGDLKPRTTLTLVTSRAGLLMDPGSKVTYNGVEIGWVEDISEFEHRSEPAAKLVLNVNPKYIKLIPANVVANIEAATIFGNKYVAFSSPRNPTLRRISPHDVIDVRSVTTEFNTLFETLTSIAEKVDPIKLNATLAALAQALDGLGGKFGASISNSNDILAQLNPKMPQIRYDVRQIANLAEVYIKASPDLWGFLQNAVTTARTLTQQQGDVDAALLSAVGVGDTGREILQRGGPYLQRGAADLVPTAQLLDAYSPELFCMIRTIHDLVPKVAKAVGGNGYSLSGTGTVLAAPNPYIYPDNLPRVNARGGPGGAPGCWQTITRQLWPAPYLVMDTAASIAPYNHVELGQPALNEYVWGRQYGEYTINP